One part of the Arabidopsis thaliana chromosome 4, partial sequence genome encodes these proteins:
- the APT4 gene encoding adenine phosphoribosyl transferase 4 (adenine phosphoribosyl transferase 4 (APT4); FUNCTIONS IN: adenine phosphoribosyltransferase activity; INVOLVED IN: nucleoside metabolic process, adenine salvage; LOCATED IN: cytoplasm; EXPRESSED IN: 6 plant structures; EXPRESSED DURING: petal differentiation and expansion stage; CONTAINS InterPro DOMAIN/s: Adenine phosphoribosyl transferase (InterPro:IPR005764), Phosphoribosyltransferase (InterPro:IPR000836); BEST Arabidopsis thaliana protein match is: adenine phosphoribosyl transferase 3 (TAIR:AT4G22570.1); Has 9250 Blast hits to 9250 proteins in 2522 species: Archae - 275; Bacteria - 6324; Metazoa - 171; Fungi - 181; Plants - 165; Viruses - 0; Other Eukaryotes - 2134 (source: NCBI BLink).), whose translation MSENEVKDPRIDGIKTKIRVVPDFPKKGIMFQDITTLLLDPKAFKDTIDLFVERYRDMNISVVAGIEARGFIFGSPIALAIGAKFVPLRKPKKLPGQIIFEEYELEYGSDRLEMHVEAVDSGDRALVVDDLIATGGTLCAAMNLLKRVGAEVIECACVIELPELKGRERLEGKPLYVLVEYR comes from the exons ATGTCTGAGAACGAAGTCAAGGATCCTCGTATCGATGGTATCAAAACTAAGATCCGTGTCGTTCCAGATTTTCCCAAGAAAG GTATAATGTTCCAAGACATAACAACACTGCTGCTAGATCCTAAAGCCTTTAAAGACACCATTGATCTGTTTGTTGAGAGGTATCGAGACATGAACATCTCGGTGGTTGCAG GTATAGAGGCTCGCGGTTTCATATTCGGTTCACCCATCGCATTAGCCATCGGAGCAAAATTTGTTCCTCTTCGTAAACCAAAGAAATTGCCGG GCCAAATAATATTTGAAGAGTATGAGTTGGAGTACGGAAGTGACCGGTTGGAAATGCATGTTGAAGCTGTAGATTCCGGTGATAGAGCATTGGTCGTAGATGATCTGATTGCTACCGGCGGGACTCTTTGTGCTGCCATGAATTTGCTCA AGCGAGTTGGAGCAGAAGTAATTGAATGTGCATGTGTCATCGAGTTACCTGAACTAAAG GGAAGGGAGAGATTAGAAGGGAAGCCATTGTATGTGCTCGTTGAGTATCGATga
- the APT4 gene encoding adenine phosphoribosyl transferase 4, giving the protein MSENEVKDPRIDGIKTKIRVVPDFPKKGIMFQDITTLLLDPKAFKDTIDLFVERYRDMNISVVAGIEARGFIFGSPIALAIGAKFVPLRKPKKLPG; this is encoded by the exons ATGTCTGAGAACGAAGTCAAGGATCCTCGTATCGATGGTATCAAAACTAAGATCCGTGTCGTTCCAGATTTTCCCAAGAAAG GTATAATGTTCCAAGACATAACAACACTGCTGCTAGATCCTAAAGCCTTTAAAGACACCATTGATCTGTTTGTTGAGAGGTATCGAGACATGAACATCTCGGTGGTTGCAG GTATAGAGGCTCGCGGTTTCATATTCGGTTCACCCATCGCATTAGCCATCGGAGCAAAATTTGTTCCTCTTCGTAAACCAAAGAAATTGCCGGGTTAA
- a CDS encoding zinc finger (C2H2 type) family protein (unknown protein; BEST Arabidopsis thaliana protein match is: unknown protein (TAIR:AT4G22560.1); Has 380 Blast hits to 380 proteins in 23 species: Archae - 0; Bacteria - 0; Metazoa - 1; Fungi - 4; Plants - 374; Viruses - 0; Other Eukaryotes - 1 (source: NCBI BLink).), whose product MPIGWVKSLHCKSKAFDDVYHHHSNKGKLLLPSYSCRKNVRDVVNTQPGTVKKNPKPDPSLRRLCSSRRPELDSNSHHPTRRSVSARASSESVLPVLTDLPDGHPSRNVVEIIFQSSWSSDEFPGRVEMIFKVENGSKAVTRFEEYREAVKSRSCSKVDSDRVDGSACDENARCSADGNEMMRFFPLGPIPGGINGGAWGFPGGKGAAVCTFSGSGEAHASTGGGGGRRAMLICRVIAGRVAKKGEFGSDSVAGRAGELIVFDARAVLPCFLIFFRL is encoded by the coding sequence ATGCCGATCGGGTGGGTCAAATCCTTACATTGCAAATCAAAAGCATTCGACGATGTCTATCATCATCACTCCAACAAAGGTAAACTCTTATTGCCAAGTTACAGCTGCAGAAAAAACGTTAGAGACGTTGTCAATACACAACCCGGAACCGTtaagaaaaacccaaaaccggACCCGAGTTTAAGACGTTTATGCTCTTCTCGTCGACCCGAATTAGACTCCAATTCTCATCACCCGACCCGACGAAGTGTATCAGCTCGAGCTTCCTCGGAATCTGTATTGCCCGTATTGACCGATCTTCCTGATGGTCATCCGTCAAGAAACGTCGTGGAGATTATATTCCAATCTAGTTGGAGCTCCGATGAGTTTCCGGGTCGGgttgaaatgatttttaaagTTGAAAACGGGTCAAAAGCTGTGACCCGGTTTGAGGAATATAGAGAAGCTGTGAAATCGCGATCGTGTTCGAAAGTTGATTCTGATAGAGTTGACGGCAGCGCGTGTGATGAAAACGCGCGGTGCTCCGCTGATGGGAATGAGATGATGAGGTTTTTTCCGTTGGGTCCGATTCCGGGAGGGATAAACGGCGGCGCGTGGGGTTTTCCCGGAGGGAAAGGAGCGGCGGTTTGTACGTTTTCCGGTAGCGGAGAAGCGCACGCGAGCACTGGCGGCGGAGGAGGGAGGAGAGCGATGTTGATTTGTAGAGTGATTGCGGGTCGGGTTGCGAAGAAAGGTGAATTCGGGTCGGATTCGGTAGCGGGTCGAGCTGGTGAGTTGATTGTCTTTGATGCTCGCGCGGTGTTGCCTtgtttcttaatctttttcagattgtaa